In a single window of the Papaver somniferum cultivar HN1 chromosome 8, ASM357369v1, whole genome shotgun sequence genome:
- the LOC113303098 gene encoding NADH dehydrogenase [ubiquinone] 1 beta subcomplex subunit 10-B-like translates to MVRRANVVFDESPPDDFDPSDPYKDPVAMLEMREHIVREKWIDIETAKILREKLKWCYRVEGINHLQKCKHLVQQYLESTRGIGWGKDARPPCFHAPKVQSSE, encoded by the coding sequence ATGGTACGAAGAGCAAACGTAGTGTTCGATGAAAGTCCACCAGATGATTTCGATCCATCGGATCCTTACAAGGATCCAGTTGCTATGTTAGAGATGAGAGAACACATTGTGAGAGAAAAATGGATCGATATTGAAACTGCAAAGATATTGAGAGAGAAGCTGAAATGGTGTTACCGTGTTGAAGGAATTAATCATCTACAGAAATGTAAGCATCTTGTTCAACAGTATCTTGAATCTACTAGAGGTATTGGTTGGGGTAAAGATGCTCGTCCCCCTTGTTTCCATGCTCCCAAAGTCCAATCTTCCGAATGA